One Asterias rubens chromosome 1, eAstRub1.3, whole genome shotgun sequence genomic region harbors:
- the LOC117297480 gene encoding protein ZNRD2-like: MDGEDFDWKPPSEAEMKVLQARRERSDKISKLMGDYLLKGYRMLGSCCSTCGTILLRDRQQQDYCVACSELDTDLAKDDPAVSASAAKSQVEEHELCAASAAAANQGQESNPSANSNNQEPHVTPPGKRLRNTSPTSRSSTHHHTRASRSIPTNQTACGGLTFVDSKDDVNHRYHRYENHLPGKILDLPSSSPDIVPESMEVVMGKIYWASQQLKGTTSIEASTSLCTLIKACADAMTSLRYLVPGELTD; this comes from the exons ATGGATGGAGAGGATTTTGATTGGAAACCTCCTAGTGAGGCGGAGATGAAAGTACTCCAAGCTAGAAGAGAGCGTTCAGACAAGATTAGTAAGCTGATGGGAGACTACCTACTTAAGGGTTATCGAATGCTTGGATCCTGCTGTTCAACATGTGGG ACTATTTTACTGCGTGATCGTCAACAACAGGATTACTGTGTGGCTTGCAGTGAGTTGGATACAGATCTAGCCAAAGATGATCCAG CTGTGAGTGCCAGCGCCGCTAAATCACAAGTGGAAGAACACGAACTGTGCGCAGCCTCAGCAGCAGCAGCCAATCAGGGTCAAGAATCTAACCCATCAGCCAATAGCAACAACCAAGAGCCCCATGTGACTCCACCTGGTAAACGTCTCAGAAACACCTCCCCAACCTCACGATCATCAACACATCACCACACGAGGGCCTCCAGATCCATCCCGACCAATCAGACGGCATGTGGAGGTCTCACGTTCGTAGACTCCAAAGATGACGTAAATCATCGATATCATCGATATGAGAATCACCTCCCGGGGAAAATTCTAGATCTTCCATCCAGTTCTCCGGACATTGTTCCTGAATCAATGGAAGTCGTTATGGGTAAAATATACTGGGCTAGCCAACAGCTAAAAGGTACCACGTCGATAGAAGCAAGCACCAGTCTCTGTACATTAATTAAAGCATGTGCTGATGCTATGACCTCGTTAAGGTACTTAGTCCCGGGTGAGCTGACAGATTAG
- the LOC117293198 gene encoding potassium channel subfamily K member 16-like, with translation MFRAQLDTSASIRSTSSISSITGFTRNHKSNSVKRLLLLLVVYVIYIVSGAFVFRQLEGGHEENLRKRIRVYIEGFLHNNSCVDSHELTELVTEVVYAMENGLKHVVENKTSDEFGFHQWDIPNSLFFATTVITTIGYGNMAPRTDEGRFFCIVFAFFGIPLTGWFLTVFGQCSERHWKSFTDKFDKTVAFLKFPTVQKFAVYTTIVVLLYLIVILIPSTIIHFVEDWSWGVAHYYTFISLSTIGFGDYVAGNGSKLNAVTRVVYKIGLILYLILGLAVLTLTFKVTQHYQRKNASRVQTMTRGVARRVMSKRRNASFEKQKQEKENRVTVNLRTAKYDRHDSESGETFTISIDEFGRCLKDVSTQTATIVTGGETKLQRKIIHKKANSIIITSSQRGIMRRGLSWGDDEDIFINLSNNENGDLKGIDSGFLTNG, from the exons ATGTTTCGTGCTCAATTAGACACTTCGGCATCTATCCGTAGTACATCTTCAATCTCGTCTATTACCGGCTTCACCCGTAACCATAAGAGTAACTCAGTGAAGAGACTACTTCTACTCCTCGTGGTCTATGTCATCTACATCGTCAGTGGTGCCTTTGTCTTTCGACAACTCGAAGGAGGACATGAAGAGAATCTTCGGAAGAGAATCCGAGTTTACATTGAGGGTTTCTTACACAATAATTCGTGTGTGGACTCGCATGAGTTAACTGAGTTGGTAACTGAAGTGGTTTACGCTATGGAGAATGGTCTGAAACATGTAGTGGAAAACAAGACGTCGGATGAGTTTGGGTTCCATCAGTGGGACATCCCTAATTCATTGTTCTTCGCAACGACAGTGATAACCACAATAG GTTACGGTAACATGGCACCCCGGACCGACGAGGGACGTTTCTTCTGCATCGTCTTCGCCTTTTTCGGTATCCCTCTCACCGGCTGGTTCCTGACCGTCTTTGGACAGTGTTCGGAACGCCACTGGAAGAGTTTCACcgacaagtttgataaaacagTCGCCTTCCTCAAGTTCCCAACAGTCCAGAAGTTCGCTGTGTACACGaccattgttgttttgttgtatctGATTGTTATACTCATCCCTTCGACTATTATCCATTTCGTAGAGGATTGGTCGTGGGGCGTGGCTCATTATTACACGTTCATCTCGCTCAGTACTATTGGATTCGGCGATTACGTTGCAGGGAACGGCTCCAAACTAAACGCAGTAACTCGAGTGGTTTATAAGATCGGTCTTATACTATACCTAATCCTAGGTCTAGCGGTGCTAACTCTCACCTTTAAGGTGACTCAACATTATCAGAGGAAGAATGCAAGCCGTGTGCAAACCATGACAAGGGGCGTGGCCAGGAGGGTCATGAGCAAGCGAAGAAATGCAAGTTTTGAGAAGCAGAAACAGGAGAAAGAAAACCGAGTCACTGTGAATCTCAGAACGGCTAAATACGACCGTCATGACAGTGAGTCTGGTGAAACATTCACTATCTCTATAGATGAATTCGGGAGGTGCTTGAAGGATGTCAGTACCCAGACCGCAACGATAGTGACTGGGGGAGAGACTAAGCTACAAAGGAAGATCATCCACAAGAAGGCTAATTCCATTATCATTACGTCATCGCAGAGAGGGATTATGAGGAGGGGATTATCATGGGGAGATGACGAGGATATCTTTATTAATCTCAGTAATAATGAAAATGGTGATCTCAAGGGGATAGACTCTGGATTCCTTACGAATGGTTAG